Proteins encoded in a region of the Clostridium butyricum genome:
- the secY gene encoding preprotein translocase subunit SecY, which yields MLQTLRNAFKVPELKKKILWTILLVAVFRMGSHIPVPGINSEYLKSLSQSGGLLGFYDMISGGAFSRSSILALGVMPYINASIIIQLLTVAIPQLEQLSKEGETGRKKIQNLTRYASLAIAFVLAYGTFAMISNSGGAVGLNTMGKVVVIFSLVVGTTFCMWLGDQLTVKGIGNGTSILIFVNIISRIPTTIASMMTLKEAGSASIVEIVLFGVFIVFLLGAVLFFSLSERRIPVQYAGKFGGGNAAMVKSQSSNIPLSIIGSAVLAIIFSMSVMEFPKTIATLFGGDKEWAKWILTNPTCVFNSKSWSYMVLYAVLTVFFNWFYTLITFKPDEMAENLHKSAGFVPGVRPGEETERYFENVLNRLSFIGGILAAMLAITPVMIENYTAFQNTAFSGTALLIVINVALDFTRQVESQMVVRHYKGFLK from the coding sequence GTGCTTCAAACCCTACGTAATGCATTTAAAGTTCCTGAACTTAAGAAAAAAATCTTATGGACAATATTACTAGTTGCAGTTTTCAGGATGGGAAGTCATATTCCTGTTCCTGGAATTAACTCTGAATATCTTAAGAGTTTGAGCCAATCGGGTGGTTTATTAGGTTTTTATGATATGATTTCCGGAGGTGCTTTTAGTAGATCTAGTATATTGGCATTAGGAGTTATGCCATACATTAATGCATCGATAATTATTCAATTATTAACTGTTGCTATACCTCAACTAGAACAGCTTTCTAAAGAAGGCGAAACAGGAAGAAAGAAGATACAAAACTTAACTCGTTATGCATCTCTTGCAATAGCTTTTGTTTTAGCTTATGGAACATTTGCTATGATTTCTAATAGTGGAGGAGCAGTTGGATTAAATACTATGGGTAAAGTTGTTGTAATTTTCTCATTAGTAGTAGGTACAACATTCTGTATGTGGTTGGGTGACCAACTTACAGTTAAGGGAATTGGTAATGGTACTTCAATATTGATTTTCGTTAATATAATTTCGAGAATTCCAACTACAATAGCTTCAATGATGACTCTTAAAGAGGCAGGAAGTGCTAGTATTGTTGAAATAGTATTATTTGGAGTATTTATTGTGTTTTTATTAGGCGCAGTTTTATTTTTCTCACTATCAGAAAGAAGAATACCTGTTCAATATGCAGGGAAATTCGGTGGTGGAAATGCTGCAATGGTAAAATCTCAATCTTCGAATATTCCATTAAGTATTATTGGATCAGCAGTTCTTGCGATTATATTCTCAATGTCAGTAATGGAATTCCCAAAGACTATAGCAACCTTGTTTGGTGGCGATAAAGAATGGGCAAAATGGATTTTAACTAATCCAACATGTGTATTTAACTCTAAAAGCTGGTCATATATGGTATTATATGCAGTGCTTACAGTTTTCTTTAATTGGTTCTATACTTTAATTACTTTCAAACCAGATGAAATGGCTGAAAACTTACATAAATCCGCTGGATTTGTGCCAGGTGTAAGACCAGGAGAAGAAACTGAAAGATATTTTGAAAATGTTCTTAATAGATTATCATTCATTGGAGGTATATTAGCAGCAATGCTTGCTATAACACCAGTAATGATAGAAAATTATACAGCATTCCAAAATACAGCTTTTTCAGGAACAGCATTATTAATTGTTATAAATGTTGCATTAGATTTTACTAGACAGGTAGAATCACAAATGGTGGTAAGACACTATAAAGGATTTCTTAAATAG
- a CDS encoding adenylate kinase, with the protein MKIVLLGPPGAGKGTQAKSISNKYSIPHISTGDIFRKNISENTPLGVEAKSYMDNGQLVPDEVTINMVKDRLQQDDCRAGYLLDGFPRTVAQAEALNSFLIERGEQLDTALLIKVPNEFILERMTGRRVCPSCGASYHVKFNPPSVEGKCDLCGSEVIQRKDDTVETVKERLDVYQKETQPLIDFYGNKQLLSEVDGTKAINEVFRGICEILGNN; encoded by the coding sequence GTGAAGATAGTATTACTAGGTCCTCCTGGAGCTGGAAAGGGAACACAGGCTAAATCAATCAGTAATAAATATTCTATACCCCACATTTCTACAGGAGATATTTTTAGAAAAAACATTTCTGAAAACACTCCTTTAGGGGTAGAAGCAAAAAGTTATATGGATAACGGACAATTAGTTCCTGATGAAGTTACAATTAACATGGTTAAAGACAGACTTCAACAAGATGATTGTAGAGCAGGATATTTATTAGATGGTTTTCCTAGAACTGTGGCTCAGGCTGAAGCTCTAAACAGTTTTCTTATTGAAAGAGGGGAACAATTAGATACTGCCTTATTAATAAAGGTACCTAATGAGTTTATCTTAGAAAGAATGACTGGTAGAAGAGTATGTCCATCATGTGGAGCAAGTTATCATGTAAAATTCAATCCTCCATCAGTTGAAGGAAAATGTGATTTGTGTGGAAGTGAAGTTATACAAAGAAAAGACGATACAGTTGAAACTGTAAAGGAAAGACTTGATGTATATCAAAAAGAAACACAACCATTAATTGATTTTTATGGTAATAAGCAATTGCTTTCAGAAGTAGATGGTACTAAAGCTATAAATGAAGTTTTCAGAGGAATATGCGAAATATTGGGGAATAACTAA